In Streptomyces sp. DG2A-72, one genomic interval encodes:
- a CDS encoding Lrp/AsnC family transcriptional regulator, whose protein sequence is MHSEVVASRSADQRNGNPQLDAVSLAIIEQLQEDGRRPYAAIGKAVGLSEAAVRQRVQKLLDQGVMQIVAVTDPLTVGFRRQAMVGIHVEGDVESVADALTAMSECEYVVMTAGSFDLMVEIVCEDDDHLLEVINRRIRAIPGVRSTESFVYLKLKKQTYMWGTR, encoded by the coding sequence GTGCACAGTGAAGTCGTGGCCAGTCGAAGCGCAGATCAGCGGAACGGCAATCCCCAGCTGGATGCCGTCTCCCTCGCCATCATCGAACAGCTCCAGGAGGACGGCCGCCGGCCGTACGCCGCGATCGGCAAGGCCGTCGGCCTCTCCGAGGCGGCCGTGCGTCAGCGCGTCCAGAAGCTGCTCGACCAGGGCGTGATGCAGATCGTCGCCGTCACGGACCCGCTCACCGTGGGCTTCCGCCGGCAGGCGATGGTCGGCATCCATGTCGAGGGCGACGTGGAGTCCGTGGCCGACGCGCTGACCGCCATGTCCGAATGCGAGTACGTGGTGATGACCGCAGGCTCCTTCGACCTGATGGTGGAGATCGTCTGCGAGGACGACGACCACCTCCTGGAGGTCATCAACCGACGCATCCGGGCCATCCCCGGAGTGCGCTCGACCGAGAGCTTCGTCTATCTGAAGCTCAAGAAGCAGACCTATATGTGGGGAACCCGATAA
- a CDS encoding ABC transporter ATP-binding protein, giving the protein MVAPPDNDVLWARALHFQHDDGSPALGGVSLHVQEGEIVAVSGPRGSGKTTLLRCLSGLVRPLRGEVWFNSLPVHTMGPLARERLRRDRFAWVDPAPLLVPELNAWENAALPLMLRGTSRRRAKVAAMEWLERLDVGDRARKRPHEMVQAERQRVSIARALAPTPTVLFADEPTAPLHRADRGHVLRTLTTAARSHGITVILATHDAETAAVADRTVSLLDGRRVTTVHLPPVTESEGRAACSLSV; this is encoded by the coding sequence ATGGTGGCCCCGCCGGACAACGACGTTCTCTGGGCACGCGCCCTGCACTTCCAGCACGACGACGGCTCACCCGCGCTCGGCGGCGTCTCCCTCCACGTCCAGGAGGGCGAGATCGTCGCGGTGAGCGGCCCGCGCGGCAGCGGCAAGACGACGTTGCTGAGATGTCTGTCCGGTTTGGTACGACCGTTGCGCGGCGAGGTCTGGTTCAACAGCCTGCCGGTGCACACCATGGGCCCGCTCGCCCGTGAACGGCTGCGCCGCGACCGCTTCGCCTGGGTCGACCCGGCCCCGCTGCTCGTCCCCGAACTCAACGCCTGGGAGAACGCCGCCCTGCCGCTGATGCTCCGCGGCACCAGTCGCCGTCGCGCCAAGGTGGCCGCGATGGAGTGGCTGGAGCGCCTGGACGTCGGCGACCGTGCCCGTAAGCGGCCGCACGAGATGGTCCAGGCGGAACGCCAGCGCGTCTCGATCGCCAGGGCCCTGGCCCCGACTCCCACGGTCCTGTTCGCGGACGAACCGACGGCCCCCCTGCACCGCGCCGACCGCGGCCACGTCCTGCGCACGCTCACCACGGCGGCCCGCTCGCACGGCATCACCGTGATCCTGGCGACGCACGACGCGGAAACGGCGGCGGTCGCGGACCGCACGGTCTCCCTCCTGGACGGCCGGCGCGTGACCACGGTGCATCTGCCCCCGGTCACCGAGTCGGAAGGCCGGGCCGCGTGCTCGCTCTCCGTCTGA
- a CDS encoding ABC transporter ATP-binding protein, with the protein MLLAIDDATVRFGGRAVLDAVGLGVAEHEIVCVLGPSGSGKSTLLRAVAGLQPLDSGRVLLDGRDQSGVPAHRRGVGLMFQDHQLFPQRDVGGNVAFGLRMHGASKGQQAERVRELLDLVGLPGATGRAVASLSGGEQQRVALARALAPQPRVLMLDEPLGQLDRSLRERLVVELRELFGRLGTTVLAVTHDQGEAFALADRVVVMRDGRIAQTGTPLEVWQRPVDEFVARFLGFDNVVRGTVSGAAADTPWGKVPVGESAAQGTRTLLVRPAGVRLVSADAGLRCTVTARTFKGTHVAVHLQPADAPRLEAACALREAPEMGDSVGVEFDAAEIVVLDR; encoded by the coding sequence ATGCTGCTGGCCATCGACGACGCGACCGTACGGTTCGGCGGGCGGGCCGTGCTCGACGCGGTCGGCCTGGGGGTCGCCGAGCACGAGATCGTGTGCGTGCTCGGGCCCAGCGGCAGCGGCAAGTCGACGCTGCTGCGGGCGGTGGCGGGGCTGCAACCCCTCGACTCCGGGCGGGTGTTGCTCGACGGGCGCGATCAGTCGGGGGTGCCCGCGCATCGGCGTGGGGTGGGGCTGATGTTCCAGGACCATCAGCTGTTCCCGCAGCGGGACGTGGGCGGCAATGTTGCCTTCGGGTTGCGGATGCACGGGGCGTCGAAGGGGCAACAGGCCGAGCGGGTACGGGAGTTGCTGGACCTCGTCGGCCTGCCGGGCGCCACGGGCCGGGCCGTCGCGTCCCTCTCCGGGGGTGAGCAGCAGCGGGTGGCGCTGGCCCGTGCGCTCGCGCCGCAGCCCCGGGTGCTGATGCTGGACGAGCCACTGGGGCAGCTCGACCGTTCGCTGCGGGAGCGGCTGGTCGTCGAACTCCGGGAACTCTTCGGCCGGTTGGGCACGACTGTGCTCGCCGTCACCCACGACCAGGGTGAAGCCTTCGCGCTCGCCGACCGGGTCGTGGTGATGCGGGACGGGCGGATCGCCCAGACCGGGACGCCGCTGGAGGTCTGGCAGCGGCCGGTGGACGAGTTCGTGGCGCGCTTCCTCGGCTTCGACAACGTGGTGCGGGGAACGGTCAGCGGGGCTGCCGCGGACACACCCTGGGGCAAGGTGCCGGTCGGTGAGAGCGCCGCGCAGGGGACACGGACGCTCCTCGTACGGCCCGCCGGCGTACGGCTGGTCTCCGCCGACGCGGGTCTGCGCTGCACAGTGACCGCCCGCACCTTCAAGGGCACCCATGTCGCCGTCCACCTCCAGCCGGCGGACGCGCCGCGGCTCGAAGCGGCGTGCGCGCTGCGGGAGGCGCCGGAGATGGGGGACTCGGTCGGGGTGGAGTTCGACGCGGCCGAAATCGTCGTGCTCGACCGGTAG
- a CDS encoding glycoside hydrolase family 5 protein produces the protein MSRKNRRGTACLGALLAGATAFGGALASPASAAPAAASTHASPPPVSDFRGVNWADPRDNYADDAVVPSGLSTSDSYSTTYAKSRAIIGGFAGLGANTVRLPVNPTSVNGPFWKSYRGAIDAATAKGFKVILGYWEADNAKDGKIDDQASWDRMWARITSAYARNSKVYFEPMNEPFGYTAQEWTDIAAKWVTTHRDVPRDRMLIGGYKYSEDVKPVCADPRLDGTRIALHNYGFWHTDWTSVDQWKADFKERIGECASRTILDEFGASMTTGLDYNGPVNGSNEVAYIQAATDTIRELGLGSVYWPGLRNGDTYSLTTLQGTGTKLSLKVNNQSGLDRLHWAWRK, from the coding sequence GTGTCAAGAAAGAACCGTCGCGGGACAGCTTGCCTGGGGGCATTGCTGGCCGGCGCCACGGCATTCGGCGGGGCCCTCGCCTCCCCCGCGTCCGCCGCTCCCGCAGCCGCCTCCACCCACGCTTCCCCGCCGCCCGTCAGCGACTTCCGCGGCGTCAACTGGGCCGACCCGCGCGACAATTACGCAGACGACGCGGTCGTGCCCTCGGGCCTGTCCACTTCCGACAGTTACTCCACGACCTACGCCAAGTCCAGGGCGATCATCGGCGGGTTCGCCGGGCTCGGCGCCAACACGGTCCGCCTTCCGGTCAATCCCACCTCCGTCAACGGCCCCTTCTGGAAGTCGTACCGAGGCGCGATCGACGCCGCCACCGCCAAGGGCTTCAAGGTCATCCTGGGCTACTGGGAGGCCGACAACGCCAAGGACGGCAAGATCGACGACCAGGCCTCCTGGGACCGGATGTGGGCTCGGATCACCTCCGCCTACGCGCGCAACTCCAAGGTGTACTTCGAGCCGATGAACGAGCCGTTCGGCTACACCGCCCAGGAGTGGACCGACATCGCAGCGAAGTGGGTGACCACCCACCGCGATGTGCCCCGCGACCGGATGCTGATCGGCGGGTACAAATACAGCGAGGACGTCAAGCCGGTGTGCGCCGACCCGCGCCTCGACGGCACCCGCATCGCCCTGCACAACTACGGCTTCTGGCACACCGACTGGACCAGCGTCGACCAGTGGAAAGCGGACTTCAAGGAGCGCATCGGAGAGTGCGCCTCGCGCACCATCCTCGACGAGTTCGGCGCCTCCATGACGACCGGCCTCGACTACAACGGCCCGGTCAACGGCTCCAACGAGGTCGCCTACATCCAGGCAGCGACCGACACCATCCGGGAGCTGGGCCTGGGCTCGGTCTACTGGCCCGGTCTGCGCAACGGTGACACCTACTCCCTCACCACCCTCCAGGGCACGGGCACCAAGCTCAGCCTGAAGGTGAACAACCAGAGCGGTCTCGACCGGCTGCACTGGGCCTGGAGGAAGTGA
- a CDS encoding aspartate aminotransferase family protein — protein sequence MSTKDLSQTAYDHLWMHFTRMSSYEKSPVPTIVRGEGTYIYDDKGKRYLDGLAGLFVVQAGHGRVELAETAFKQAQELAFFPVWSYAHPKAVELAERLAHHAPGDLNKVFFTTGGGEAVETAWKLAKQYFKLVGKPTKHKVISRAVAYHGTPQGALSITGLPALKAPFEPLVPGAHKVPNTNIYRAPLFGDDPEAFGRWAADQIEQQILFEGPETVAAVFLEPVQNAGGCFPPPPGYFQRVREICDQYDVLLVSDEVICAFGRLGTMFACDKFDYVPDMITCAKGMTSGYSPIGACVISDRLAEPFYKGDNTFLHGYTFGGHPVSAAVGLANLDLFEREGLNQHVLDNEGAFRSTLEKLHDLPIVGDVRGNGFFYGIELVKDKATKESFNDEETERVLYGFLSKALYDNGLYCRADDRGDPVVQLAPPLISNQETFDEIEQILRATLTEAWTKL from the coding sequence GTGAGCACCAAGGACCTCAGCCAGACCGCGTACGACCACTTGTGGATGCACTTCACCCGCATGTCCTCGTACGAGAAGTCCCCCGTCCCCACGATCGTCCGGGGCGAGGGCACCTACATCTACGACGACAAGGGCAAGCGGTACCTCGACGGTCTCGCCGGTCTGTTCGTGGTCCAGGCGGGCCACGGCCGCGTGGAGCTGGCGGAGACCGCCTTCAAGCAGGCCCAGGAGCTGGCGTTCTTCCCGGTGTGGTCCTACGCCCACCCGAAGGCCGTCGAGCTGGCCGAGCGCCTCGCGCACCACGCCCCTGGTGACCTGAACAAGGTCTTCTTCACCACCGGCGGCGGCGAGGCGGTGGAGACCGCCTGGAAGCTGGCCAAGCAGTACTTCAAGCTGGTCGGCAAGCCCACCAAGCACAAGGTGATCTCCCGCGCGGTCGCGTACCACGGCACCCCGCAGGGCGCCCTGTCCATCACGGGTCTGCCGGCCCTGAAGGCCCCCTTCGAGCCGCTGGTCCCGGGCGCGCACAAGGTCCCGAACACGAACATCTACCGGGCTCCCTTGTTCGGTGACGACCCGGAGGCCTTCGGCCGCTGGGCCGCCGACCAGATCGAGCAGCAGATCCTCTTCGAGGGCCCGGAGACGGTCGCGGCCGTCTTCCTGGAGCCGGTGCAGAACGCGGGCGGCTGCTTCCCGCCCCCGCCCGGCTACTTCCAGCGCGTGCGCGAGATCTGCGACCAGTACGACGTACTGCTGGTCTCGGACGAGGTCATCTGCGCCTTCGGCCGCCTCGGCACGATGTTCGCCTGCGACAAGTTCGACTACGTCCCGGACATGATCACCTGCGCCAAGGGCATGACCTCGGGCTACTCCCCGATCGGCGCCTGCGTCATCTCCGACCGGCTGGCCGAGCCGTTCTACAAGGGCGACAACACCTTCCTGCACGGCTACACCTTCGGCGGCCACCCGGTGTCGGCCGCGGTCGGCCTCGCCAACCTCGACCTCTTCGAGCGCGAGGGCCTCAACCAGCACGTCCTCGACAACGAGGGCGCGTTCCGGTCGACCCTGGAGAAGCTGCACGACCTGCCGATCGTCGGCGACGTCCGCGGCAACGGCTTCTTCTACGGCATCGAACTGGTCAAGGACAAAGCCACCAAGGAGTCCTTCAACGACGAGGAGACCGAGCGCGTCCTGTACGGCTTCCTCTCCAAGGCGCTCTACGACAACGGCCTGTACTGCCGTGCCGACGACCGAGGCGACCCGGTCGTCCAGCTCGCCCCGCCGCTGATCTCCAACCAGGAGACGTTCGACGAGATCGAGCAGATCCTGCGCGCGACGCTGACGGAGGCGTGGACGAAGCTGTAA
- a CDS encoding PadR family transcriptional regulator: protein MSLPHAILTALLEKPSSGLELTRRFDRSIGYFWSATHQQIYRELGKLEAEGSIRALPAAQPARGQKKSYEVLPAGRAELARWTATAQDPKPHRDALLLRLRAAAVVGTEGLEADLRRHLELHRRQLTEYEEIEQRDFPPGKDSPEDRLRHLVLRAGIDLENFWTGWLTHALEEVAGLPDHG, encoded by the coding sequence ATGTCCCTGCCGCACGCGATTCTGACCGCCCTGCTGGAGAAGCCGTCCTCGGGGCTGGAGCTGACCCGGCGGTTCGACCGGTCGATCGGTTACTTCTGGTCGGCGACGCATCAGCAGATCTATCGCGAGCTGGGGAAACTCGAGGCCGAGGGCTCCATCCGGGCCCTGCCCGCCGCACAGCCGGCCCGTGGACAGAAGAAGAGCTACGAGGTGCTGCCCGCCGGCCGCGCCGAACTGGCCCGCTGGACGGCCACCGCCCAGGACCCCAAGCCGCACCGGGACGCCCTGCTGCTGCGGCTGCGCGCGGCGGCCGTGGTCGGCACGGAGGGTCTTGAGGCCGATCTGCGCCGCCATCTGGAGCTGCACCGGCGGCAGTTGACCGAGTACGAGGAGATCGAGCAGCGCGATTTCCCGCCCGGCAAGGACAGCCCCGAGGACCGGCTGCGGCATCTGGTGCTGCGGGCGGGCATCGACCTGGAGAACTTCTGGACGGGGTGGCTGACGCACGCGCTGGAGGAGGTCGCCGGGCTGCCGGATCACGGCTGA
- a CDS encoding LOG family protein, whose amino-acid sequence MHSTPAHTFDPSHDREIESLAEFDEVVATVGSLAHHRVQAVDLTDRTDVLLTVDATGAVFLGCPMDPEAAAQVRASGSLVFPPVPGLPFDPYRGFVYSPAELFASLDKGYEATPDALSYAWFQRTKSDGDIFGSMLRAIHDDAVSDALDELLVGARVVGVMGGHAMARGTEEYAGAARLGRELARAGFTVATGGGPGAMEAANLGAYAAPFGDEMLTEALQLLGKTPKFVPSITDWARAAFEVRERWPDGGSSVGIPTWFYGHEPPNAFAAHIAKYFANATREDGLLARSTAGVVFLPGAAGTVQEIFDNATPNYYESRGEPTPMVLVNRAHWTERLPTWPLLQALARGRSMEARIALVDRIEDAPAALKRVGG is encoded by the coding sequence GTGCACTCGACACCCGCCCATACATTCGACCCCTCCCACGACCGTGAGATCGAGTCCCTCGCCGAGTTCGACGAGGTGGTCGCAACGGTCGGCTCGCTCGCCCATCACCGTGTCCAGGCCGTCGATCTGACGGACCGTACGGACGTCCTGCTGACCGTGGACGCCACGGGCGCCGTCTTCCTCGGCTGCCCGATGGACCCCGAGGCCGCCGCTCAGGTGCGCGCCTCGGGGTCCCTGGTCTTCCCGCCGGTCCCGGGCCTCCCCTTCGACCCGTACCGCGGCTTCGTCTACTCGCCCGCCGAGTTGTTCGCCTCGCTCGACAAGGGTTACGAGGCGACACCGGACGCCCTCTCGTACGCCTGGTTCCAGCGGACCAAGTCGGACGGCGACATATTCGGTTCCATGCTGCGCGCCATCCACGACGACGCGGTCTCGGACGCTCTTGACGAACTCCTCGTCGGCGCCCGGGTGGTCGGCGTCATGGGCGGGCATGCCATGGCGCGCGGCACCGAGGAGTACGCCGGTGCCGCACGTCTCGGCCGCGAGCTGGCCCGGGCCGGTTTCACCGTCGCCACGGGCGGCGGGCCGGGCGCGATGGAGGCGGCGAATCTCGGCGCGTACGCGGCCCCCTTCGGCGACGAGATGCTCACCGAAGCGCTCCAACTCCTCGGGAAGACCCCGAAGTTCGTCCCGTCGATCACCGACTGGGCGCGCGCCGCGTTCGAGGTCCGTGAGCGCTGGCCGGACGGCGGTTCTTCGGTGGGCATCCCGACCTGGTTCTACGGCCATGAGCCGCCCAACGCGTTCGCCGCGCACATCGCCAAGTACTTCGCCAACGCCACCCGCGAGGACGGCCTGCTGGCCCGCTCCACCGCGGGTGTCGTCTTCCTGCCGGGCGCCGCCGGGACCGTACAGGAGATCTTCGACAACGCGACGCCGAACTACTACGAGTCGCGAGGCGAGCCCACGCCCATGGTGCTGGTGAACCGTGCGCACTGGACGGAGCGGCTGCCGACCTGGCCGCTGCTGCAGGCGCTGGCGCGGGGCCGGTCGATGGAGGCCCGAATCGCCCTGGTCGACCGAATCGAGGACGCGCCGGCGGCACTGAAACGTGTCGGCGGTTAA
- a CDS encoding VOC family protein, whose translation MYQQMIFLNLPVNDLDASKKFFTELGYSINAQFSDENAASVVISDTIVAMLLKKSFYSTFTKKEIADATKTSQVLIALSAESREKVDELVDRAIALGGSPTGEAQDQGFMYGRAFDDLDGHTWEVIWMDPAAVEG comes from the coding sequence ATGTACCAGCAGATGATCTTCCTGAACCTGCCCGTGAACGACCTCGACGCCTCGAAGAAGTTCTTCACGGAGCTGGGCTACTCGATCAACGCGCAGTTCAGCGACGAGAACGCGGCCTCGGTCGTGATCAGCGACACGATCGTGGCGATGCTGCTCAAGAAGTCGTTCTACTCGACCTTCACCAAGAAGGAGATCGCGGACGCCACGAAGACCAGCCAGGTTCTGATCGCGCTGAGCGCGGAGAGCCGCGAGAAAGTCGACGAACTGGTCGACAGGGCGATCGCCCTGGGCGGTTCGCCCACCGGCGAGGCCCAGGACCAGGGCTTCATGTACGGCCGCGCCTTCGACGACCTCGACGGCCACACCTGGGAGGTCATCTGGATGGACCCGGCAGCGGTAGAAGGCTGA
- a CDS encoding LAETG motif-containing sortase-dependent surface protein has translation MAVLSLSRRTVARSVRILGVASASAALALGSAGNALACNINEFSAAAKCDGDKGVITVTDVDPAGVPATVTVYLQNNGADLKKVGEQVVKGSREGVTITFTENWKPNAEYRIHVDAAPYVDEDIKPNLVTPATACKKEENPTPPATPTPSEAPSTPAESDTPTPTPSASESDSTPPADTPSNAPSPAAGDSNLAETGANSNTGIIAGIAAALVAVGGAAVYFGFRRRGANSGR, from the coding sequence GTGGCAGTCCTGTCCCTATCCCGCCGTACCGTCGCACGTTCCGTGCGCATCCTCGGTGTCGCCTCCGCCTCGGCCGCGCTTGCGCTCGGTTCCGCGGGCAACGCCCTCGCCTGCAACATCAATGAGTTCTCGGCCGCAGCCAAGTGCGACGGTGACAAGGGTGTCATCACCGTCACCGACGTGGACCCCGCGGGTGTTCCGGCGACCGTCACCGTGTACCTGCAGAACAACGGCGCCGACCTGAAGAAGGTCGGCGAGCAGGTGGTCAAGGGCTCGCGCGAGGGTGTGACCATCACCTTCACCGAGAACTGGAAGCCGAACGCGGAGTACCGTATCCACGTCGACGCCGCGCCCTACGTGGACGAGGACATCAAGCCCAACCTCGTCACCCCGGCCACGGCCTGCAAGAAGGAGGAGAACCCGACCCCGCCGGCCACGCCGACGCCGTCGGAGGCCCCCTCCACTCCGGCCGAGTCCGACACGCCCACCCCGACCCCGTCGGCCTCGGAGAGCGACAGCACGCCGCCCGCGGACACCCCGAGCAACGCCCCGTCCCCGGCGGCCGGTGACTCCAACCTCGCCGAGACCGGCGCCAACTCCAACACCGGCATCATCGCCGGTATCGCGGCAGCCCTGGTCGCCGTGGGCGGCGCCGCCGTCTACTTCGGCTTCCGCCGCCGCGGGGCGAACAGCGGCCGCTGA
- a CDS encoding maleylpyruvate isomerase family mycothiol-dependent enzyme yields MTLLAHDRYCDEIAHQVGRLRAVVTSGADLSATVPTCPEWSLEHLVRHTGGALRWVELLVRTRAPEEIPEDEVPLVHGPEASGDPDALDAWLAETGEMVIAALREAGPDAKVWAWAGIHTSGFWARRMTHELTVHRADATLAAGLPYEVAPDVAADAIEEWLRIIEFVQRTMPHDAAVELRGPGRSIHLHATDMTPEVNGEWVIELGEEGVSWRRGHEKATVALRGPLTAVLLAFYRRLPLDSPELEVLGERELLEFWLERATFG; encoded by the coding sequence ATGACGCTGCTTGCGCATGACCGCTACTGCGATGAGATTGCCCACCAGGTGGGCCGGTTGAGGGCGGTGGTGACATCCGGGGCCGACCTCTCCGCCACCGTGCCGACCTGTCCGGAGTGGTCGCTGGAACATCTCGTACGGCATACGGGTGGTGCCCTGCGCTGGGTCGAGCTGCTGGTGCGGACGCGCGCGCCGGAGGAGATCCCTGAGGACGAGGTGCCGCTGGTCCATGGTCCCGAGGCCAGCGGCGACCCCGACGCGCTGGACGCCTGGCTCGCGGAAACCGGCGAGATGGTGATCGCCGCGCTGCGCGAGGCCGGCCCCGATGCGAAGGTCTGGGCGTGGGCCGGGATCCACACCTCGGGCTTCTGGGCGCGCCGGATGACCCACGAACTCACCGTCCACCGCGCCGACGCCACGCTCGCCGCCGGACTGCCCTACGAGGTCGCGCCGGACGTGGCGGCCGACGCGATCGAAGAGTGGCTGCGGATCATCGAGTTCGTGCAGCGGACGATGCCGCACGACGCGGCGGTGGAACTGCGCGGGCCCGGTCGCAGCATCCACCTGCACGCGACCGACATGACCCCCGAGGTGAACGGCGAGTGGGTCATCGAGCTCGGCGAGGAGGGCGTCTCCTGGCGGCGTGGGCACGAGAAGGCGACGGTTGCCCTGCGCGGCCCGCTCACCGCCGTACTGCTCGCCTTTTACCGACGGCTGCCGCTGGACAGCCCGGAGTTGGAGGTCCTCGGGGAGCGGGAGCTGCTGGAGTTCTGGCTGGAGCGGGCGACGTTCGGGTGA
- a CDS encoding gamma-aminobutyraldehyde dehydrogenase → MSTELRRLRNYIDGEFRDAADGRTTEVVNPAAGEAYATAPLSGQADVDAAMAAAAAAFPAWRDTTPAERQKALLKIADAFEERAEELIAAEVENTGKPIGLTRSEEIPPMVDQIRFFAGAARMLEGRSAGEYMEGLTSIVRREPVGVCAQVAPWNYPMMMAVWKFAPALAAGNTVVLKPSDTTPASTVLIAEIIGSIVPKGVFNVICGDRETGRMMVEHPVPAMASITGSVRAGMQVAESASKDVKRVHLELGGKAPVVVFEDTDIAKAVEDISVAGFFNAGQDCTAACRVLVHEAIHDEFVAALAKAAADTKTGQPDDEDVLFGPLNNPNQLKQVSGFIERLPAHARVEAGGKRVGDKGYFFAPTVVSGVKQDDEIIQKEVFGPVITVQSFADENQAVEWANGVEYALASSVWTKDHARAMRMSKALDFGCVWINTHIPLVAEMPHGGFKKSGYGKDLSAYGFDDYTRIKHVMTSLDA, encoded by the coding sequence GTGAGCACCGAGCTGCGTCGTCTGCGCAATTACATCGACGGTGAGTTCCGGGACGCCGCCGACGGACGGACCACCGAGGTGGTCAACCCCGCGGCGGGCGAGGCGTACGCGACCGCGCCGCTGTCCGGGCAGGCGGACGTCGACGCCGCGATGGCGGCCGCCGCCGCGGCCTTCCCGGCCTGGCGCGACACCACCCCGGCCGAGCGGCAGAAGGCCCTCCTGAAGATCGCGGACGCGTTCGAGGAGCGGGCGGAGGAACTGATCGCGGCCGAGGTGGAGAACACCGGCAAGCCGATCGGGCTCACCCGGTCCGAGGAGATCCCGCCGATGGTCGACCAGATCCGGTTCTTCGCCGGCGCGGCGCGGATGCTGGAGGGCCGTTCCGCCGGTGAGTACATGGAGGGGCTGACCTCGATCGTCCGGCGCGAGCCGGTCGGCGTCTGCGCGCAGGTCGCGCCGTGGAACTACCCGATGATGATGGCCGTATGGAAGTTCGCGCCGGCGCTGGCCGCGGGTAACACGGTCGTCCTGAAGCCGTCCGACACGACCCCGGCCTCGACGGTCCTGATCGCCGAGATCATCGGCTCGATCGTGCCCAAGGGGGTCTTCAACGTCATCTGCGGCGACCGTGAGACCGGGCGGATGATGGTCGAGCACCCCGTCCCGGCGATGGCCTCCATCACCGGTTCCGTGCGCGCCGGCATGCAGGTCGCCGAGTCCGCGTCCAAGGACGTCAAGCGGGTCCACCTGGAGCTGGGCGGCAAGGCGCCGGTCGTCGTCTTCGAGGACACCGACATCGCCAAGGCCGTCGAGGACATCTCCGTCGCGGGCTTCTTCAACGCCGGGCAGGACTGTACGGCGGCCTGCCGCGTCCTCGTCCACGAGGCGATCCACGACGAGTTCGTCGCGGCGCTGGCGAAGGCCGCGGCCGATACGAAGACGGGGCAGCCGGACGATGAGGACGTGCTGTTCGGGCCGCTCAACAACCCGAACCAGCTGAAGCAGGTGAGTGGGTTCATCGAGCGTCTGCCGGCGCACGCGCGCGTGGAGGCCGGGGGCAAGCGGGTCGGCGACAAGGGGTACTTCTTCGCGCCGACCGTCGTTTCCGGCGTCAAGCAGGACGACGAGATCATCCAGAAGGAGGTCTTCGGGCCGGTCATCACCGTTCAGTCCTTCGCCGACGAGAACCAGGCGGTCGAGTGGGCGAACGGGGTCGAGTACGCGCTCGCGTCCTCTGTATGGACGAAGGATCATGCGCGTGCGATGCGGATGTCGAAGGCGCTGGACTTCGGGTGCGTGTGGATCAACACGCATATTCCGCTGGTTGCGGAGATGCCGCACGGTGGGTTCAAGAAGTCGGGGTACGGCAAGGATCTTTCGGCGTACGGGTTCGACGACTACACGCGGATCAAGCATGTGATGACGTCCTTGGACGCGTAG